In Microbulbifer salipaludis, a genomic segment contains:
- a CDS encoding nuclear transport factor 2 family protein yields the protein MKSELLRNFGNVILGVGISLGCVSGAYSETNEFQYQYSPANEELYNKIVDLDKKHFSEYNSCGENVDLISEFYAEDIEFYHDQGGLIDSKKQVIDGIKNNICGKVERVLVPGSIEVYEIKNFGAIQMGLHSFRLKSDPTKITNPARFILIWKKSQEQWEISRVVSLH from the coding sequence ATGAAATCGGAACTGCTTAGGAACTTCGGGAACGTAATTCTTGGGGTAGGAATTTCTCTGGGTTGCGTTAGTGGGGCATATTCAGAAACTAATGAATTCCAATACCAGTATTCCCCTGCAAACGAAGAGCTCTATAACAAGATTGTAGATTTGGATAAAAAGCACTTTTCTGAATACAACTCATGCGGCGAAAACGTAGATTTAATCTCTGAATTTTACGCAGAAGATATAGAGTTCTATCATGATCAGGGCGGCTTAATTGACTCTAAGAAGCAAGTGATTGATGGGATTAAAAACAATATCTGTGGGAAAGTCGAAAGAGTGTTGGTCCCGGGCAGCATAGAAGTCTATGAGATCAAGAATTTCGGTGCCATTCAGATGGGCCTCCACAGCTTTCGCTTAAAAAGTGATCCAACAAAGATAACTAATCCGGCTAGATTTATCTTGATTTGGAAGAAAAGTCAGGAGCAGTGGGAAATATCCAGAGTAGTGAGCCTGCATTGA
- a CDS encoding fumarate hydratase, with the protein MTIIRQDDLIDSVADALQFISYYHPQDFIQALNKAYEKEANPAAKDAMAQILINSRMCAQGHRPICQDTGIVTVKLKVGMNVQWDAEMSVTDMVNEGVRRAYNNPDNVLRASILEDPDGARKNTGDNTPAVIHYEIVPGDNVDVYVAAKGGGSEAKSKFAMLNPSDSVVDWVLDMVPKMGAGWCPPGMLGIGVGGTAEKAMLLAKESLLDPIDIQELQERGASNRAEELRLELFDKVNKLGIGAQGLGGLTTVLDVKVKDFPTHAANKAVAIIPNCAATRHTHFTLDGSGAARQTPPKLEDWPEITREAGGNTRRVNLDEVTAEDVLSWQPGDTLLLNGKMLTGRDAAHKKMVDILASGEKLPVDLTGRFIYYVGPVDPVREEVVGPAGPTTATRMDKFTRTMLEETGLLGMIGKAERGPAAIEAIRDNKAVYLMAVGGAAYLVAQAIKDAKVIAFPELGMEAIYEFEVEDMPVTVAVDSNGESVHNTGPVIWKHKIEEGAV; encoded by the coding sequence ATGACGATTATCCGCCAGGACGACCTGATCGACAGCGTGGCCGACGCGCTGCAGTTCATTTCCTACTATCACCCGCAAGATTTTATCCAGGCCCTCAACAAGGCGTACGAGAAGGAAGCCAACCCGGCGGCGAAAGACGCCATGGCCCAGATCCTGATCAACTCCCGCATGTGTGCCCAGGGCCACCGCCCCATTTGCCAGGACACCGGCATCGTGACCGTCAAGCTCAAGGTGGGCATGAATGTGCAGTGGGATGCGGAAATGAGCGTGACCGACATGGTCAACGAAGGTGTACGTCGCGCCTACAACAACCCGGACAACGTGCTGCGTGCCTCTATCCTGGAAGACCCGGATGGCGCCCGCAAGAACACCGGCGACAACACCCCGGCGGTCATCCATTACGAAATCGTACCCGGCGACAACGTCGACGTGTATGTGGCAGCAAAAGGCGGCGGCAGTGAAGCCAAAAGCAAGTTTGCCATGCTGAACCCATCCGATTCGGTGGTGGACTGGGTACTGGACATGGTGCCGAAGATGGGCGCTGGCTGGTGCCCACCGGGTATGCTCGGCATCGGCGTTGGCGGTACTGCCGAGAAGGCCATGTTGCTGGCGAAGGAGTCCCTGCTGGACCCGATCGATATCCAGGAGCTGCAGGAGCGCGGTGCGTCCAACCGTGCCGAAGAGTTGCGTCTGGAACTGTTCGACAAGGTCAACAAGCTGGGCATCGGCGCCCAGGGCCTGGGCGGTCTCACCACCGTGCTGGATGTGAAAGTCAAAGACTTCCCCACCCACGCCGCCAACAAGGCGGTGGCGATCATCCCCAACTGCGCGGCCACCCGCCACACCCACTTCACCCTCGACGGTTCCGGCGCTGCGCGCCAGACTCCACCGAAGCTGGAAGACTGGCCGGAAATCACTCGCGAAGCGGGCGGCAACACCCGTCGTGTAAATCTGGACGAAGTGACCGCAGAAGACGTGCTGAGCTGGCAGCCCGGAGACACCCTGCTGCTGAACGGTAAGATGCTCACCGGCCGCGATGCCGCGCACAAGAAGATGGTGGATATCTTGGCCAGTGGCGAGAAACTGCCGGTAGATCTGACTGGCCGCTTCATCTATTACGTGGGCCCGGTGGATCCGGTGCGTGAAGAAGTGGTCGGCCCTGCAGGTCCCACCACCGCAACCCGTATGGACAAGTTCACCCGCACCATGCTGGAAGAAACCGGCCTGCTGGGCATGATCGGTAAAGCCGAGCGCGGCCCCGCCGCCATTGAAGCGATCCGTGACAATAAAGCCGTGTACCTGATGGCCGTTGGTGGTGCTGCGTATTTGGTGGCCCAGGCCATCAAGGATGCCAAGGTCATCGCCTTCCCGGAGCTGGGTATGGAAGCCATCTACGAATTTGAGGTGGAAGACATGCCGGTCACCGTCGCCGTGGACAGCAACGGCGAATCGGTGCATAACACCGGCCCGGTAATCTGGAAGCACAAGATCGAAGAGGGTGCGGTGTAA
- a CDS encoding superoxide dismutase has product MAHVLPELPYAMDALQPHISQETLEFHYGKHHKTYVDKLNGLLDGTPDADKSLEDVIKSSSGGVFNNAAQIWNHTFYWNSLSPNGGGAATGAVAEAINAAFGSFDKFKEEFTASAVNNFGSGWTWLVKKSDGSVAIVNTSNAETPLTDGSVTPLLTCDVWEHAYYIDYRNARPKYMEAFWALVNWDFANQNFA; this is encoded by the coding sequence ATGGCACACGTTCTCCCCGAACTTCCCTATGCTATGGACGCGCTGCAGCCGCACATCTCTCAGGAGACCCTGGAATTCCACTACGGCAAACACCACAAAACCTACGTGGACAAGCTCAACGGTCTGCTGGACGGCACCCCGGACGCCGACAAGTCTTTGGAAGACGTCATCAAATCTTCCTCTGGTGGCGTATTCAACAACGCCGCGCAGATCTGGAACCACACCTTCTACTGGAACAGCCTGAGCCCCAACGGCGGCGGTGCTGCTACTGGCGCAGTGGCGGAAGCCATCAACGCAGCCTTCGGTTCCTTCGACAAGTTCAAAGAAGAGTTCACCGCAAGCGCCGTGAACAACTTCGGCTCCGGCTGGACCTGGCTGGTGAAGAAGTCCGACGGCTCTGTTGCCATCGTGAACACCTCCAACGCCGAAACCCCGCTGACCGACGGCAGCGTGACTCCCCTGCTGACTTGCGACGTATGGGAACACGCCTACTATATTGACTACCGCAATGCGCGTCCGAAGTACATGGAAGCGTTCTGGGCACTGGTAAACTGGGACTTCGCGAACCAGAACTTCGCCTGA
- a CDS encoding DUF885 domain-containing protein has translation MKLKLTLLAAAISALAITGCDREQTKTPESSAADSAQVADQAKGNNADTSDATAGGNPEVIEKTNQLFEEQFQTHLNRSPEFKTFLGMKDGYDKWDDISPAFEEETHEIKKSQLADLKKIDPKQLDDATRLSLELAIRNLEQDIEGWKWRLHTYPVNQMYAVHTSAASLLINQHRIDNVSDAEAYISRLNALPTHFEQLIANLKERADKGVIVPKFVFPYVISDGNNLITGAPFDDGKDSTLFADFKGKVEKLEIAAEEKSALIEQAKSALLDSVKPAYEKLNGYLTELEKVATTDDGAWKLPDGDKFYQHRLNVYTTTDMSADEIHQKGLDEVKRIHNEMREIMKTVKFDGTLQEFFEFMRTDEQFYYPETEEGKQRYLKEATAMIDNMKQRLDELFITKPKADLIVKAVEPFREKSAGKAFYQRPAPDGSRPGIYYANLYKMSSMPVYQMEALAYHEGVPGHHMQLSIMQELENVPSFRKFGGYTAYTEGWGLYSELVPKEIGLYEDPYSDFGRLAMELWRACRLVVDTGLHSKKWTREETIDWLAENSPNPQGDVVKAIERYIVMPGQATAYKIGMMKIVELRENAKQQLGDKFDIREFHDVVLANGAVPLDVLEELVGEWVASKQDAAAAQ, from the coding sequence ATGAAACTCAAGCTGACTCTGCTGGCAGCCGCCATAAGCGCGCTGGCCATCACTGGTTGTGACCGCGAACAAACGAAAACGCCGGAGTCTTCGGCTGCGGACTCTGCCCAGGTCGCCGATCAGGCAAAGGGCAACAATGCCGACACCTCTGATGCAACCGCCGGCGGCAACCCAGAAGTCATCGAAAAAACCAACCAGCTTTTCGAAGAACAGTTCCAGACCCACCTCAATCGCAGCCCGGAGTTCAAGACCTTCCTGGGTATGAAGGACGGTTACGACAAGTGGGACGACATTTCCCCCGCTTTTGAAGAAGAAACCCACGAGATTAAAAAGAGCCAGCTGGCGGACCTGAAAAAAATTGATCCCAAGCAGCTCGACGACGCGACCCGCCTCTCCCTGGAGCTCGCTATTCGCAACCTGGAACAGGATATCGAAGGCTGGAAGTGGCGACTGCACACTTACCCGGTCAATCAGATGTACGCGGTGCACACCAGTGCGGCCTCCCTGCTGATCAACCAGCACCGCATCGACAACGTTTCCGATGCGGAAGCCTACATCTCCCGCCTGAATGCCCTGCCAACGCACTTTGAGCAACTGATTGCCAACCTGAAAGAGCGCGCCGACAAAGGCGTCATCGTGCCGAAGTTTGTATTCCCCTACGTGATCAGCGATGGCAACAACCTGATTACCGGCGCGCCGTTTGACGACGGCAAAGACAGCACCCTGTTTGCCGACTTCAAGGGCAAGGTCGAGAAGCTGGAAATTGCTGCCGAAGAAAAATCCGCACTGATCGAACAAGCCAAATCGGCGCTGCTGGACAGCGTCAAGCCGGCCTATGAAAAGCTCAATGGTTACCTGACGGAGCTGGAGAAAGTAGCCACCACCGACGACGGCGCCTGGAAACTGCCCGACGGTGACAAGTTCTATCAGCACCGCCTGAATGTCTACACCACCACCGACATGAGCGCCGACGAAATCCACCAGAAAGGGTTGGATGAGGTGAAGCGCATTCACAACGAAATGCGCGAGATCATGAAGACGGTGAAGTTTGATGGCACCCTGCAGGAATTCTTCGAATTCATGCGCACCGACGAGCAGTTCTACTACCCGGAAACCGAGGAAGGCAAACAGCGCTACCTCAAAGAAGCCACGGCGATGATTGATAATATGAAGCAGCGTCTGGACGAGCTGTTTATCACCAAGCCCAAGGCGGATCTGATCGTCAAAGCGGTGGAACCCTTCCGTGAAAAATCCGCCGGCAAGGCCTTTTACCAGCGCCCTGCGCCGGATGGATCCCGCCCGGGTATTTACTACGCCAACCTGTACAAGATGAGCAGCATGCCCGTGTACCAGATGGAAGCGCTCGCCTACCACGAAGGTGTGCCCGGCCACCACATGCAGCTGTCCATCATGCAGGAACTGGAAAACGTACCCAGCTTCCGCAAGTTCGGCGGCTATACCGCTTACACCGAAGGCTGGGGCCTGTATTCCGAGCTGGTGCCCAAGGAAATCGGCCTGTACGAAGACCCCTACTCCGACTTCGGCCGCCTGGCGATGGAACTGTGGCGCGCCTGCCGCCTGGTGGTCGACACCGGCCTGCACAGCAAGAAATGGACCCGCGAGGAAACCATCGACTGGCTGGCAGAAAACAGCCCCAACCCCCAGGGGGATGTGGTCAAAGCCATCGAGCGCTACATCGTGATGCCCGGCCAGGCCACCGCGTACAAAATCGGCATGATGAAAATTGTCGAACTGCGCGAAAACGCCAAGCAACAACTGGGCGACAAGTTCGATATCCGCGAATTCCACGATGTAGTACTGGCCAATGGTGCCGTGCCTCTGGATGTGCTGGAGGAACTGGTTGGCGAGTGGGTTGCTAGTAAGCAAGACGCAGCCGCCGCGCAGTAA
- a CDS encoding YadA-like family protein: MPHTNQPQFPRKHLANAIAKLVATTLCYLTMANGANAQFVCEEAGPANNTGDGATATGGASVACGTNAEASGNASVAVGNSATASGDSSTSVGRGSTASGASSSALGTGASATGTAATAVGNSSQATDDNTSAFGAEAFASGVGSTAIGTNSFTNADAATAVGAASSATGAASTALGEGSSATTQNSTAVGAGASSQAENGTAIGQDSVVAAGATNGVALGQEANASAASATSLGAQSAASGENSTAVGAASRAQAEGASAFGQNAQASGTNSTALGLGSSASQLSATAVGANAIASGSESTALGQNAQATANNATALGETANASGESSLAVGQNSAAQAARATAVGQEAKAEETDTTALGNLATSTAASGTAVGASSNALGEQSTAVGANTFAVGNSSTAVGQGSNATGAQATSLGSQASAGGADATALGSGSSAAQNNGTATGANASAGLNASAFGHSANASGTNTTAVGSAATASQINATAVGQGTQATGEGASAFGVGANASGASSVASGQGAQATAGSATALGSTSRAEATNSVALGKGSVADQANTVSVGTVGNERRIVNVAPGTDGTDAVNVDQLDQQNQDLMQKITDGDAQTLIDANNYTNGEITTLNNSLMQKITDGDAQTLIDANSYTDQQVTDSSNQLMQKITDGDQQTLQQANTYTDQQVTDSSNQLMQKITDGDQQTLQQANTYTDQQVTDSSNQLMQKITDGDQQTLQKANTYTDQQVTDSSNQLMQKITDGDQQTLQQANTYTDQQVTDSSNQLMQKITDGDQQTLQQANTYTDQQVTSSSNQLMQKITDGNQQTLRKSNAYTDRSSAQTLQQANRYTDQRVAEIAGFNFRGLQQFNSRMDDFDQRLNQTNTRVDRIGAMGIAMQQTAINAGGSSCKNWRDWNECRGRISVGAGWLNGESAVSIGYGRPLGESGRISFGGAFSGSEAGGGIGFGFDL, translated from the coding sequence ATGCCCCACACCAACCAACCACAGTTTCCTCGCAAGCACCTCGCCAACGCCATCGCCAAACTAGTAGCGACCACCCTGTGCTACCTCACGATGGCCAATGGCGCCAACGCGCAATTTGTCTGTGAAGAGGCTGGCCCGGCAAATAATACAGGCGATGGCGCCACTGCCACCGGTGGTGCTTCTGTTGCCTGCGGTACCAACGCCGAGGCCAGTGGTAACGCGTCGGTAGCCGTCGGCAACTCTGCCACGGCCAGCGGCGACAGCTCAACTTCGGTGGGCAGAGGTTCCACTGCCTCTGGCGCTTCGTCCTCTGCTCTGGGCACGGGCGCGAGCGCCACCGGTACTGCCGCCACCGCAGTAGGCAACAGCTCGCAAGCGACCGACGACAACACCAGTGCTTTCGGCGCCGAGGCCTTTGCCTCGGGGGTCGGCAGCACCGCCATCGGCACGAACAGTTTCACCAATGCCGATGCAGCTACCGCGGTAGGCGCCGCCAGCAGCGCTACGGGGGCCGCCTCCACCGCCCTCGGTGAAGGGAGCTCTGCCACAACGCAAAACAGTACAGCTGTTGGCGCAGGCGCTTCGTCTCAGGCAGAAAATGGCACCGCCATTGGCCAGGACTCTGTGGTCGCTGCGGGCGCCACTAATGGTGTCGCCCTCGGCCAGGAGGCAAATGCCAGCGCGGCTTCTGCCACGTCACTAGGTGCCCAATCCGCCGCCTCTGGTGAAAACAGTACCGCAGTGGGCGCCGCGTCACGAGCCCAGGCCGAAGGTGCCAGCGCCTTCGGGCAAAATGCGCAGGCCTCCGGCACCAACAGCACCGCTCTGGGCCTTGGCTCCTCCGCCTCACAACTATCCGCCACCGCCGTGGGTGCCAATGCCATTGCCTCTGGCTCTGAAAGCACCGCACTGGGCCAAAACGCACAGGCTACGGCCAACAACGCCACGGCCCTGGGTGAAACCGCCAACGCCAGCGGTGAATCCTCCCTCGCCGTGGGACAGAACTCCGCCGCCCAGGCTGCACGCGCGACCGCCGTGGGCCAGGAAGCCAAGGCGGAAGAAACCGATACAACCGCCCTTGGTAACCTTGCCACCTCGACAGCAGCCAGTGGCACCGCGGTGGGTGCCTCGTCAAACGCCCTTGGCGAGCAGAGTACTGCAGTGGGCGCCAATACCTTTGCCGTGGGGAACAGCAGCACCGCCGTGGGCCAGGGGTCTAATGCCACGGGCGCCCAAGCGACCTCTCTTGGCTCTCAAGCCAGCGCCGGCGGTGCCGACGCGACCGCACTGGGTTCTGGCAGCAGTGCAGCGCAAAACAACGGAACCGCCACCGGTGCCAACGCCAGCGCGGGGCTGAACGCCAGCGCTTTTGGTCATAGCGCCAACGCCTCAGGCACCAACACAACGGCGGTCGGTAGTGCCGCGACGGCGAGCCAGATAAACGCCACCGCCGTTGGCCAAGGAACACAAGCGACGGGCGAGGGCGCGAGCGCCTTCGGCGTTGGCGCAAACGCCAGCGGCGCGTCCTCCGTCGCCTCCGGTCAAGGTGCGCAGGCCACTGCCGGCAGCGCAACCGCTCTGGGCAGCACATCACGGGCCGAGGCCACAAATTCGGTGGCACTGGGTAAAGGCTCTGTGGCGGATCAGGCAAATACAGTTTCGGTAGGCACGGTTGGTAACGAGAGACGCATCGTCAACGTTGCCCCCGGCACCGACGGCACCGACGCAGTGAATGTCGATCAACTGGATCAACAAAACCAGGACTTGATGCAAAAAATCACCGATGGTGATGCGCAGACGCTGATCGATGCCAACAATTACACCAATGGGGAAATCACGACACTCAACAACAGCCTGATGCAGAAAATCACCGATGGTGATGCGCAGACACTTATCGATGCCAACAGCTATACCGACCAGCAGGTGACCGATTCCAGCAACCAGCTGATGCAAAAAATCACCGATGGCGACCAGCAGACACTGCAGCAGGCCAACACCTACACCGACCAGCAGGTGACCGACTCCAGCAATCAGCTGATGCAAAAAATCACCGACGGTGACCAGCAGACTCTGCAGCAGGCCAACACCTACACCGACCAGCAGGTGACCGACTCCAGCAATCAGCTGATGCAGAAAATCACCGACGGTGACCAGCAGACCCTGCAGAAGGCCAACACCTACACCGACCAGCAGGTGACTGACTCCAGCAATCAGCTGATGCAGAAAATCACCGACGGTGACCAACAGACTCTGCAGCAGGCCAACACCTACACCGACCAGCAGGTGACCGACTCCAGCAATCAGCTGATGCAGAAAATCACCGATGGTGACCAGCAGACTCTGCAGCAGGCCAACACCTACACCGACCAGCAGGTGACTAGCTCCAGCAACCAGCTGATGCAGAAAATCACCGATGGCAACCAGCAGACATTGCGCAAGTCTAACGCCTATACCGACCGGAGCTCTGCGCAAACACTGCAACAGGCTAATCGCTATACCGACCAGCGCGTCGCTGAAATCGCTGGATTCAATTTCCGGGGTTTGCAGCAATTCAACAGTCGCATGGATGACTTCGACCAGCGTCTGAACCAGACCAACACCCGCGTGGACCGCATCGGTGCCATGGGTATCGCCATGCAGCAAACCGCAATCAACGCCGGTGGCTCCAGCTGTAAGAACTGGCGGGACTGGAATGAATGTCGCGGGCGAATCTCTGTAGGGGCCGGTTGGTTGAATGGCGAAAGCGCCGTGTCGATTGGCTACGGTCGTCCACTGGGAGAGAGCGGCCGGATTAGCTTTGGTGGTGCCTTCAGTGGCAGTGAGGCCGGCGGTGGTATCGGCTTTGGCTTCGATCTGTAG
- a CDS encoding di-heme-cytochrome C peroxidase has translation MDFRTGKLALWLAFSSGLALTGCTLAQKFLEPNLVKEHVREVRYLDQGWSEEDRQLFYNTPQGTELQGLHYEWLKALELPFSREKLASPENLRGWGFIVESGDDSAQNTGVHPVGMGRHVNPTDDSVRLDLGCALCHTGELHYNGIALRVDGGQAIHGMSTGAPGEFTHSIGATALEMRFNPLKWNRFADAIAGEDPAKRDQLKQEFAAFRERFFTFAAGPGNPKNFPTTEGRGRTDAVGRIGNVVFGYNLGIEENYKTADAPVSYPFLWDIWRFDWVQYTGFTNQAMARNVGESLGVMAPVKLVDEAGALLPEEEFGQSTINVQGMQCIETTLRKLRPPKWPEEVLGNIDIAKARRGKDLFADQCAHCHGPHPSKPYAWQLAAGPGDNPGNQRSVNWQWDMSGQISYDATNRPVREDWRESLWAIPWIDVQVIGTDPTAAENYVNHTYDPGPLVAKNPHDPDDARNRQVNAGDGLQLLLNKLVPVLYENSGVSSDNNGVADYDGLNVPFRIANKTAYKARPLHGVWATPPFLHNGSVPTIHDLLSPLEARPERFAVGHREYNPQKLGYVTDNRPGTFTFDTTQTGNSNAGHLFTDADVAGRIGRRLREGERMALLEYLKVMGNPDFSAALGGDPQNWAQYPAPPASAIGEQACNAFRHATASVSTTEEAAL, from the coding sequence ATGGATTTTCGCACTGGCAAGCTGGCGCTGTGGCTGGCTTTTTCAAGTGGCCTGGCTCTCACTGGCTGCACCCTCGCCCAAAAATTCCTCGAACCCAACCTCGTTAAGGAACACGTCCGCGAGGTGCGCTACCTGGACCAGGGGTGGTCGGAGGAAGATCGCCAGCTGTTTTACAACACACCCCAGGGCACCGAATTACAGGGCTTGCACTATGAATGGCTGAAGGCCCTGGAACTGCCATTTTCCCGGGAAAAACTGGCCAGCCCGGAGAACCTGCGCGGCTGGGGATTTATTGTCGAGTCCGGGGATGACTCGGCACAGAATACCGGCGTGCACCCGGTTGGCATGGGCCGCCATGTAAATCCCACGGACGACTCCGTGCGTCTTGACCTGGGCTGTGCGCTCTGCCATACCGGCGAGCTGCACTACAACGGTATCGCCCTGCGGGTAGACGGCGGCCAGGCGATTCACGGCATGTCCACGGGCGCGCCCGGGGAGTTCACGCACTCCATTGGCGCAACCGCGCTGGAGATGCGCTTTAATCCGCTGAAGTGGAACCGGTTTGCGGATGCCATCGCCGGTGAGGACCCGGCCAAGCGGGACCAGTTAAAGCAGGAATTCGCGGCATTCCGGGAGCGCTTCTTTACCTTCGCGGCGGGCCCCGGAAATCCCAAAAACTTCCCCACCACCGAGGGCCGGGGGCGTACCGACGCCGTTGGGCGAATCGGCAATGTGGTGTTTGGCTACAACCTCGGCATCGAAGAGAATTACAAGACAGCCGATGCACCGGTGAGCTACCCGTTTCTGTGGGATATCTGGCGCTTCGACTGGGTGCAGTACACCGGGTTTACCAATCAGGCCATGGCCCGCAACGTGGGAGAGAGCCTGGGCGTGATGGCTCCGGTAAAGCTGGTCGACGAGGCTGGTGCACTGCTGCCGGAGGAAGAATTCGGCCAGTCCACCATCAATGTGCAGGGTATGCAGTGTATTGAAACCACCTTGCGCAAGCTGCGTCCACCAAAATGGCCAGAGGAAGTACTGGGCAATATCGATATCGCAAAGGCGCGCCGCGGCAAGGACCTGTTCGCCGATCAATGCGCCCACTGCCACGGCCCTCACCCGTCCAAACCCTATGCTTGGCAACTGGCCGCCGGCCCCGGGGATAACCCGGGCAACCAGCGCAGCGTCAACTGGCAGTGGGATATGTCCGGGCAGATTTCCTACGACGCCACCAATCGCCCGGTGCGCGAAGACTGGCGGGAATCCCTGTGGGCCATTCCGTGGATTGATGTGCAGGTCATCGGCACCGACCCCACAGCCGCCGAGAACTACGTCAACCACACCTATGACCCGGGCCCACTGGTGGCCAAGAACCCGCACGACCCGGACGATGCGCGCAATCGACAGGTCAACGCCGGCGACGGACTGCAATTATTACTGAACAAGCTGGTGCCCGTGCTGTACGAAAACAGCGGCGTGTCCAGTGACAACAATGGCGTTGCCGATTATGACGGCCTGAATGTGCCATTCCGTATCGCCAACAAGACCGCCTACAAAGCACGACCCTTACACGGGGTCTGGGCCACACCGCCCTTCCTGCACAATGGCTCTGTACCCACCATCCACGACCTGCTCTCACCGCTGGAAGCGCGCCCGGAGCGCTTCGCGGTTGGTCACCGCGAATACAATCCGCAAAAGCTGGGCTATGTCACCGACAATCGCCCGGGAACCTTCACCTTCGATACCACACAAACCGGCAACAGCAATGCCGGGCACCTGTTCACCGATGCCGATGTGGCCGGGCGGATTGGACGACGGCTGCGCGAAGGCGAGCGTATGGCGCTGCTCGAATATCTGAAGGTCATGGGGAACCCGGACTTCAGCGCAGCGCTGGGCGGTGACCCACAGAACTGGGCGCAATACCCCGCGCCGCCAGCGAGTGCCATCGGCGAGCAAGCCTGTAATGCATTTCGCCACGCAACCGCCTCCGTATCTACAACAGAGGAGGCCGCTTTGTGA
- a CDS encoding catalase family protein, translating into MNQHPRGFLLTACMLATALHPSAGTAETGVAESVEASIAQLDMQISAAEQAAIVSAITSAREISRIAHQHNSPAHGNLYRRDAHAKATGCVRAEFEVNGDIPAQFQQSVFASPGHTYQAWVRFSNGDMLVQPDGKGDARGMAVKVMGAEGPAIAPELGSGDETGEANQDFIMTNMPAFFNRNIFDYAENMQHLARLDRKGWFFSLWPPRLHLKETIRAYQTVSSKIDTPLAEQYFSMLPYQLGDTTVKFSSRPCPGAHYRPTVDTTADDFLTRQMADTLQSGSACFEFMVQPRPDNASADEMPLDDATVIWEEEKAPFIPIARLHIPPQTFTGEAQQQFCENLSMNPWRGVGAWKPLGSLNRARRLVYHAVSEFRHARNRAPQVEPANWCVPGDNTPCTPQQGLNIRKPVWPLPRCFDGLFQPLDGTAASSQCTRGYGAELAEGEPAY; encoded by the coding sequence GTGAATCAGCACCCAAGAGGATTCCTGCTCACCGCCTGCATGTTAGCGACGGCCCTGCACCCGTCTGCGGGCACCGCAGAAACCGGTGTCGCCGAATCGGTGGAAGCGAGCATCGCGCAACTGGACATGCAGATCTCCGCGGCCGAGCAGGCGGCGATTGTCTCCGCCATCACGTCCGCCCGTGAAATTTCCCGCATCGCCCACCAGCACAACAGTCCCGCCCACGGCAATCTCTACCGTCGGGATGCCCATGCCAAGGCCACGGGCTGTGTACGTGCGGAATTTGAGGTGAACGGTGATATCCCCGCACAGTTTCAGCAGAGTGTATTTGCCAGCCCCGGGCACACCTACCAGGCATGGGTACGTTTTTCCAACGGGGACATGCTGGTACAGCCAGATGGCAAAGGGGATGCGCGGGGGATGGCGGTGAAGGTGATGGGTGCCGAGGGCCCTGCAATTGCCCCGGAGCTGGGCAGCGGTGATGAGACCGGCGAGGCAAACCAGGACTTCATCATGACCAATATGCCGGCCTTTTTTAATCGCAATATTTTTGACTACGCCGAGAACATGCAACATCTGGCCAGGCTGGACCGGAAAGGCTGGTTTTTCAGCCTGTGGCCACCGCGGCTGCACCTGAAAGAAACGATCCGGGCCTATCAGACGGTATCGTCAAAAATCGACACACCGCTCGCGGAGCAGTACTTCTCCATGCTGCCCTATCAGCTGGGGGACACAACGGTTAAATTTTCCAGCCGGCCCTGCCCCGGTGCCCACTACCGGCCCACCGTCGACACCACTGCGGACGACTTCTTAACCCGGCAAATGGCCGACACCCTACAATCGGGCTCTGCCTGCTTCGAATTTATGGTGCAGCCTCGGCCAGACAACGCCTCTGCCGACGAGATGCCACTGGATGACGCCACGGTAATCTGGGAGGAAGAAAAAGCGCCCTTCATACCCATCGCGCGACTTCATATTCCGCCGCAGACGTTTACCGGGGAGGCGCAGCAGCAATTCTGCGAAAACCTGTCAATGAATCCCTGGCGCGGCGTCGGCGCCTGGAAGCCCCTGGGCAGCCTCAACCGCGCGCGTCGACTGGTCTATCACGCGGTGTCTGAATTCCGTCACGCACGCAACCGGGCGCCGCAGGTGGAGCCCGCAAACTGGTGTGTGCCCGGAGACAACACGCCCTGCACCCCTCAGCAGGGCCTGAATATTCGCAAACCCGTCTGGCCGCTACCGCGCTGCTTTGATGGCCTGTTCCAGCCACTGGATGGCACCGCCGCTAGCAGCCAGTGTACCCGGGGCTACGGGGCCGAACTCGCAGAGGGCGAGCCCGCCTATTGA